From Pseudomonas sp. StFLB209, a single genomic window includes:
- a CDS encoding putative bifunctional diguanylate cyclase/phosphodiesterase has protein sequence MTLRFSPHDPFGTRRRDIRQQFAPHLEVERTRLLYQGSLLPTLCMFINGLICAWLLWSPQRDWQVGIWLVWLVALVGLRIVQVTAFHAAAPERQALPAWRHRFLLGALVSGLTLACAAMLLVPVDNFEQQAWVFGMIGVATLSASVAYAVSLSAFFTFSLSCLLPPIIYLFWGTDVPNRGWGWLGLVVLLALIVVVVQINRLVRRSLIQRFQNQALIEHLQQAQSRSEQLNEELAREIEQRRQAERSLRKAQAGLQNRVEQRTRELEQARQALSKSPPPLAATVFASANEGIVIFDPEYRILTINQAFSRVSGYSQEDLVGRKVTDIASSRDARRYFPAIHQALEETGHWQGELVEARKNGELYPQWLQLSLVRDAAGTASHIVGFFTDLSFKRESEERLRYLAHFDELTGLANRSLFKERLNQACQRVRQGSRSLALLHIDLDRFKLLNDSLGHEVADQLLQHIARRLSSALPEADTIARLSGDEFAVLFDTYANLSSLARVTTRMLNKLHAPVLVAGHELVISASVGISLLSDSARDVSALVNQANMAMKHAKHLGGNNFQFFTESLQASTLERLQMEIQLRKAIEEQQLRVFYQPRLCLSSGRLDAAEALVRWLHPERGMVPPGEFIGLAEETGLIGAIGEFVLRQACRQACEWERMGLEPIRVSVNLSVYQLRQGKLVSLVRQVLEETGLDPHRLELELTESQLLDSVEYIIATFQQLRGLGVKLAIDDFGTGYSSLSYLKRFPVDYVKIDQTFIRGLDEGSGDAAIIQAIIAMAHSLGLKVVAEGVEEQTQLEFLKQQGCNEVQGYLISRPVEAQVLAEKLQGTV, from the coding sequence ATGACTCTCCGCTTCAGTCCGCACGATCCCTTTGGCACGCGTCGTCGGGACATCCGCCAGCAGTTTGCCCCGCACCTTGAGGTCGAGCGCACCCGGCTGCTCTATCAAGGCTCGCTGCTGCCCACGCTGTGTATGTTCATCAATGGCCTGATCTGCGCCTGGCTGTTATGGAGCCCGCAGCGCGACTGGCAGGTGGGTATCTGGCTGGTCTGGCTGGTGGCTCTGGTCGGCTTGCGCATCGTGCAGGTCACCGCGTTTCATGCCGCAGCGCCCGAGCGTCAGGCGCTGCCAGCCTGGCGGCACCGGTTTTTGCTCGGCGCGCTGGTCAGCGGCCTGACCCTGGCTTGCGCGGCGATGCTGCTGGTGCCGGTGGACAATTTCGAACAGCAAGCCTGGGTGTTCGGCATGATCGGCGTGGCGACCCTGTCGGCCAGTGTCGCTTATGCAGTGAGCCTTTCGGCGTTCTTCACGTTCAGCCTGTCTTGCCTGCTGCCGCCGATCATCTACCTGTTCTGGGGCACAGATGTGCCCAATCGTGGCTGGGGCTGGCTGGGGCTGGTGGTGTTGCTGGCGCTGATCGTGGTGGTGGTGCAGATCAATCGTCTGGTCCGGCGCAGCCTGATCCAGCGCTTTCAGAATCAGGCGCTGATCGAGCATTTGCAGCAGGCTCAGAGCCGCAGCGAACAGCTCAATGAAGAGCTGGCCAGAGAAATCGAACAACGCCGCCAGGCCGAGCGCAGTTTGCGCAAGGCTCAGGCCGGTCTGCAGAATCGTGTCGAACAGCGCACCCGGGAGCTGGAGCAGGCTCGCCAGGCGTTGAGCAAGAGCCCGCCGCCCCTGGCGGCGACGGTATTTGCCTCGGCCAACGAAGGCATTGTCATCTTCGACCCCGAGTACCGGATTCTGACCATCAACCAGGCATTCAGTCGGGTTTCGGGTTACAGCCAGGAAGACCTGGTCGGCCGTAAGGTCACCGATATCGCCAGCAGCCGCGATGCCCGGCGCTACTTCCCGGCCATTCATCAGGCGCTGGAAGAAACCGGCCATTGGCAGGGCGAGTTGGTAGAAGCGCGCAAGAACGGCGAACTGTACCCGCAATGGTTGCAGTTGAGCCTGGTGCGTGATGCTGCGGGAACGGCCAGTCACATTGTCGGCTTCTTTACCGACCTGTCATTCAAGCGTGAATCCGAAGAGCGTCTGCGCTACCTGGCGCACTTCGACGAACTGACCGGTCTGGCGAATCGCTCGCTATTTAAAGAACGCCTCAACCAGGCTTGCCAGCGAGTACGCCAGGGCTCGCGCAGTCTGGCCTTGCTGCACATCGATCTGGACCGCTTCAAGCTGCTTAACGACAGCCTGGGTCATGAAGTGGCCGACCAGTTGCTGCAGCACATCGCCCGGCGGCTGAGCAGCGCCTTGCCGGAAGCCGACACCATTGCGCGGCTGTCTGGCGATGAGTTTGCCGTGTTGTTCGATACTTATGCCAACCTCTCCAGCCTGGCGCGGGTCACTACCCGGATGCTCAACAAACTGCATGCGCCGGTACTGGTGGCCGGCCACGAGCTGGTAATCAGTGCCTCGGTAGGTATCAGCCTGCTGTCGGATTCGGCGCGTGATGTCAGCGCTTTGGTCAATCAGGCCAATATGGCCATGAAGCATGCCAAGCATCTGGGCGGCAATAACTTCCAGTTCTTCACCGAGAGTTTGCAGGCCAGCACGCTGGAACGCCTGCAAATGGAAATCCAGCTGCGCAAAGCCATCGAAGAGCAGCAGTTGCGGGTCTTTTACCAGCCCAGATTGTGCCTGAGCAGCGGACGCCTGGATGCCGCTGAGGCGCTGGTGCGCTGGCTGCATCCGGAGCGCGGCATGGTGCCGCCCGGCGAATTCATCGGCCTTGCCGAAGAAACCGGGCTGATCGGTGCGATTGGCGAGTTCGTGCTGCGCCAGGCCTGCCGGCAAGCCTGTGAGTGGGAGCGTATGGGGCTGGAGCCGATCCGGGTGTCGGTCAACCTGTCGGTGTATCAGTTGCGCCAGGGCAAGCTGGTCAGTCTGGTGCGTCAGGTGCTCGAAGAAACCGGGCTGGACCCGCACCGCCTGGAGTTGGAACTGACCGAGAGCCAGTTGCTCGACAGCGTGGAATACATCATCGCCACCTTCCAGCAGCTGCGCGGCCTGGGGGTGAAGCTGGCGATCGATGATTTCGGCACCGGTTATTCGTCGCTGAGCTACCTCAAGCGCTTCCCGGTGGACTACGTGAAGATCGACCAGACCTTCATTCGTGGTCTGGACGAAGGCTCCGGTGATGCGGCGATCATTCAGGCGATCATCGCCATGGCCCACAGTCTGGGCCTGAAAGTAGTGGCCGAAGGGGTCGAAGAGCAAACCCAGCTTGAGTTTCTCAAGCAGCAGGGCTGCAACGAAGTGCAGGGCTATCTGATCAGCAGGCCGGTAGAAGCGCAGGTGCTGGCAGAAAAGCTGCAGGGTACGGTCTGA
- a CDS encoding PA3496 family putative envelope integrity protein, with protein MARHYDDIQNSAVKTRRQQEDQRRMAFRRAIETYSEERRLTQSLGDYIDDVPDQLWQVSLASSDRRSARPAG; from the coding sequence ATGGCTCGGCATTACGATGATATTCAGAACAGCGCCGTAAAAACCCGCCGTCAGCAAGAAGATCAGCGGCGCATGGCGTTTCGCCGTGCAATCGAAACCTACTCCGAAGAACGTCGCCTGACCCAGAGTCTTGGCGACTATATCGACGACGTTCCTGACCAGCTTTGGCAAGTCAGCCTCGCGTCTTCTGATCGTCGAAGCGCTCGGCCAGCCGGCTGA
- a CDS encoding acetyl-CoA carboxylase biotin carboxylase subunit yields MIKKILIANRGEIAVRIVRACAEMGIRSVAIYSDADRHALHVKRADEAYSIGEEPLAGYLNPRKLVNLAVETGCDALHPGYGFLSENAELADICAERGIKFIGPAAEVIRRMGDKTEARRSMIKAGVPVTPGTEGNVADIAEALTEGDRIGYPVMLKATSGGGGRGIRRCNSREELEQAFPRVISEATKAFGSAEVFLEKCIVNPKHIEAQILGDSFGNVVHLFERDCSIQRRNQKLIEIAPSPQLTPEQRAYIGDLSVRAAKAVGYENAGTVEFLLAEGEVYFMEMNTRVQVEHTITEEITGIDIVREQIRIASGLPLSIKQEDIIHRGFALQFRINAEDPKNGFLPSFGKITRYYAPGGPGVRTDTAIYTGYTIPPYYDSMCLKLIVWALTWEEAMDRGLRALDDMRLQGVKTTAAYYQEILRNPEFRTGQFNTSFVEAHPELTNYSIKRKPEELALAIAAAIAAHAGL; encoded by the coding sequence GTGATCAAGAAAATCCTGATCGCCAACCGCGGAGAGATTGCCGTGCGCATCGTGCGCGCCTGCGCCGAGATGGGCATTCGCTCGGTTGCGATCTATTCGGATGCTGACCGTCATGCGCTGCATGTAAAGCGTGCCGACGAAGCCTATAGCATTGGCGAAGAGCCGCTGGCCGGGTATCTGAACCCGCGCAAGCTGGTCAACCTGGCGGTAGAGACCGGTTGCGATGCGTTGCACCCCGGTTATGGTTTTCTGTCGGAAAACGCCGAACTGGCGGATATCTGCGCCGAACGCGGGATAAAGTTTATCGGCCCGGCGGCCGAAGTCATCCGCCGCATGGGCGACAAGACCGAAGCGCGACGCAGCATGATCAAGGCCGGCGTGCCGGTGACTCCCGGCACCGAAGGCAACGTGGCCGATATCGCCGAGGCGCTGACCGAGGGTGACCGCATTGGCTATCCGGTGATGCTCAAGGCCACCTCCGGCGGCGGCGGGCGCGGCATCCGCCGTTGCAACAGCCGCGAAGAGCTGGAGCAGGCATTCCCTCGGGTGATTTCCGAAGCCACCAAGGCGTTTGGTTCGGCAGAAGTGTTCCTGGAAAAATGCATCGTCAACCCCAAGCACATCGAGGCGCAGATTCTCGGTGACAGCTTTGGCAATGTCGTGCACCTGTTCGAGCGTGATTGTTCGATTCAGCGCCGCAACCAGAAACTGATCGAGATCGCCCCCAGCCCGCAACTGACCCCCGAGCAGCGTGCCTATATCGGTGACCTGTCGGTGCGTGCGGCCAAGGCGGTGGGCTACGAGAATGCCGGTACTGTGGAGTTCCTGCTCGCCGAGGGCGAGGTGTACTTCATGGAGATGAACACCCGGGTGCAGGTGGAGCACACCATCACCGAAGAAATCACCGGCATCGATATTGTTCGTGAGCAGATCCGCATTGCTTCGGGCCTGCCGCTGTCGATCAAGCAGGAAGACATTATCCACCGCGGTTTTGCCCTGCAGTTCCGGATCAACGCCGAAGACCCGAAAAACGGCTTTCTGCCCAGCTTCGGCAAGATCACCCGTTACTACGCGCCCGGTGGCCCTGGCGTGCGTACCGACACGGCGATCTATACCGGCTACACCATTCCGCCGTACTACGACTCGATGTGCCTGAAGCTGATCGTCTGGGCGCTGACCTGGGAAGAGGCCATGGACCGCGGCCTGCGGGCGCTGGATGACATGCGCTTGCAGGGTGTGAAGACCACCGCTGCCTATTACCAGGAAATCCTGCGCAATCCGGAGTTTCGTACCGGGCAGTTCAACACCAGCTTCGTTGAAGCCCACCCTGAACTGACCAATTACTCGATCAAGCGCAAACCTGAAGAGCTGGCCCTGGCCATCGCCGCCGCCATCGCTGCCCACGCCGGCCTGTGA
- the hexR gene encoding transcriptional regulator HexR: protein MNLLQHITQSRNLLRKSELKVADHVLLDPAAVMHSSMADLAHSVGISEPTIVRFCRAIGCTGFQDLKLKLAQSLAAGASFGQFAINENDSVADYSLKIFDTTLHTLMEVRESLDSQAVQLAVTAMAGANRVEFYGFGASGAVAADAQHKFFRLLLNAAAYSDPHMQAMSAVTLKPGDVAVCISQSGRSKDLLISANMVRESGATLITLCPSQTPLAELSTINLAIDVHEDTEIYTPLTSRIAHLVVIDVLAMGVAMARGPSLVNHLKSVKRSLRSLRLSPKSIKNHDD from the coding sequence GTGAATCTGCTGCAACACATCACCCAGTCCCGCAACCTGCTGCGCAAGTCGGAACTCAAAGTCGCCGATCATGTGCTGCTTGATCCTGCGGCCGTGATGCACAGCTCCATGGCCGATCTCGCGCACAGCGTGGGTATCAGTGAGCCGACCATCGTGCGCTTCTGTCGCGCCATTGGCTGCACCGGCTTTCAGGACCTGAAGCTCAAGCTCGCGCAAAGCCTGGCGGCGGGTGCCAGTTTCGGTCAGTTCGCGATCAATGAAAACGACTCGGTCGCCGACTACAGCCTGAAGATTTTCGACACGACCCTGCACACCCTGATGGAAGTGCGTGAGAGTCTTGATTCCCAGGCTGTGCAGTTGGCGGTGACCGCCATGGCTGGCGCCAATCGGGTCGAATTCTACGGTTTCGGCGCTTCCGGCGCGGTGGCGGCTGATGCCCAGCACAAGTTCTTCCGCTTGCTGCTCAATGCTGCGGCCTACTCCGACCCGCACATGCAGGCCATGTCGGCGGTGACGCTCAAACCCGGTGATGTAGCGGTGTGCATTTCTCAGTCGGGGCGCTCCAAGGACCTGCTGATCAGCGCCAACATGGTTCGCGAAAGTGGCGCCACGCTGATCACCCTGTGCCCCAGCCAGACCCCGCTGGCCGAGCTGTCGACCATCAATCTGGCGATCGATGTGCATGAAGACACCGAGATTTACACGCCACTGACCTCGCGCATTGCGCACCTGGTGGTCATTGATGTGTTGGCCATGGGCGTGGCCATGGCCCGCGGCCCAAGCCTGGTCAATCACCTCAAGAGCGTCAAGCGCAGCTTGCGCAGCCTGCGGCTGTCGCCCAAGTCGATCAAGAATCACGACGACTGA
- a CDS encoding LysR family transcriptional regulator — MRKSLMRMTLRQLRIFNEVCDLRSYSRAAEEMSLTQPAVSLQIRQLEELVGQPLFEYVGKKLYLTEAADALRQASRDIFGRLESLDMQLSDMQGSLQGQLKLAIESSCKYFVPHLFAAFKRQYPEVSLALAVVNRAQVIRRLSDNRDDLVIMSMVPQDMDLEFLPFLNNPIVAVAPAGHPLCEQAQLSLKDLEPWPLLIRESGSGTRKACEEYFKEKRVHFTQTLEVSSSEAQRECVVAGLGLAMLTRHALSAELASGTLKELPVAELPLYRSWCVVQARDKRLSPVAHAFLGFIRTERAQISRLAERFDDQKTRG; from the coding sequence ATGCGTAAGTCATTGATGCGTATGACATTGCGTCAATTACGAATTTTCAACGAAGTGTGCGACCTGCGCTCCTACAGCCGGGCGGCAGAAGAAATGTCGCTCACTCAACCTGCTGTCAGCCTGCAGATTCGCCAGCTTGAAGAGCTGGTCGGCCAACCGCTGTTCGAGTACGTGGGCAAAAAGCTATACCTGACCGAAGCCGCCGACGCCCTGCGCCAGGCCAGTCGCGATATTTTTGGGCGTCTCGAAAGCCTGGACATGCAATTATCGGACATGCAGGGCTCGCTTCAGGGCCAGTTGAAGCTGGCCATCGAGTCCAGCTGCAAATACTTCGTGCCGCACCTGTTCGCCGCCTTCAAGCGCCAATACCCGGAAGTCAGCCTGGCACTGGCAGTGGTCAACCGCGCTCAGGTGATCCGGCGTTTGTCAGATAACCGCGATGACCTGGTGATCATGTCGATGGTGCCCCAGGACATGGACCTGGAGTTCCTGCCCTTTCTCAACAACCCGATTGTCGCGGTGGCGCCTGCCGGTCATCCGCTGTGCGAGCAGGCGCAGCTGAGCCTGAAAGATCTGGAGCCATGGCCGCTGCTGATTCGTGAAAGCGGCTCGGGCACGCGCAAAGCCTGCGAGGAATACTTCAAGGAAAAGCGTGTGCACTTCACCCAGACCCTGGAAGTGTCCTCCAGTGAAGCGCAGCGCGAGTGCGTGGTCGCAGGTCTCGGGCTGGCGATGCTGACTCGCCATGCGCTGAGCGCCGAACTGGCCAGCGGCACACTCAAGGAGCTGCCGGTGGCCGAGTTGCCGCTGTATCGCAGTTGGTGCGTGGTTCAGGCCCGGGACAAGCGGCTGTCGCCGGTGGCGCATGCCTTCCTGGGCTTTATCCGCACCGAGCGAGCGCAGATCAGCCGGCTGGCCGAGCGCTTCGACGATCAGAAGACGCGAGGCTGA